In Aliiroseovarius pelagivivens, a single window of DNA contains:
- a CDS encoding TRAP transporter small permease: protein MDRFASIILTVLICVVALGQFVQVITRYVLEIPVMGLEESLLYPTMWLYMLGAVNASRENTHIRANVLEIFLSSTKQQQVLAVIGEVISLTVGIWLTIWAWDFTKYSIRVWRESPTLYLPTFYVDVALITGMVLMMIFTAWHLIKHLIVLFSPDTPTKES from the coding sequence ATGGACCGCTTTGCCAGCATCATTCTGACCGTTCTGATCTGCGTTGTTGCGCTGGGTCAGTTCGTACAGGTGATCACCCGCTATGTGCTTGAGATCCCGGTGATGGGGCTTGAGGAAAGCCTGCTTTATCCGACGATGTGGCTTTACATGCTGGGGGCGGTCAACGCCTCGCGTGAGAACACCCATATCCGCGCCAATGTGCTGGAAATCTTCCTGTCGAGCACAAAGCAGCAACAGGTGCTGGCGGTGATTGGCGAAGTGATCAGCCTGACTGTCGGCATCTGGCTGACGATCTGGGCATGGGATTTCACCAAATACTCGATCCGCGTCTGGCGCGAGAGCCCCACGCTTTATCTGCCCACCTTCTATGTCGATGTGGCGCTGATCACGGGCATGGTCCTGATGATGATCTTCACCGCATGGCATCTGATTAAGCACCTGATCGTGCTGTTCAGCCCTGACACCCCGACCAAGGAATCCTGA
- a CDS encoding TRAP transporter large permease, producing MVEIALLAVLVLVVLLTLGVPLPYCFGGGLMVMYFAGDVVMKGNMLWGFQQLGNPVLLAIPLFVLAGTIMSVSGIAASLLNFVNIFIGHLRGGLGVVATVSCALIGAISGSGLTGVAAIGPLLIPEMEKQGYPRAYATALIANASLLGLLIPPSVTMIVYGWVTDTSILACFLATLGPGLLIMTGFSVVNIRMARKFPLELNEPLKGKAFVSEASSRGLKAIPALLMPVIILGGIYGGIMTPTEAAAVAVIYAVPVGFLIYRGLNVKTFLGAGKEAATSVGAIMLMILFSMILSQMFVLESVPQALVEAIFSITENKLVLLILINILLFLVGMVVNDVTAIILIAPLLLPLMQAIGVSPIQFAAIMGVNTAMGGVTPPYASILYLGARIGNVPVTQVIRPAMTLILLGYLPVVFLTSFWPDLSLWLPRFFGY from the coding sequence ATGGTTGAAATTGCACTTCTTGCCGTTCTGGTTCTGGTGGTCTTGCTGACCCTTGGCGTGCCACTGCCCTATTGTTTCGGTGGCGGGTTGATGGTGATGTACTTCGCCGGAGACGTTGTCATGAAAGGCAACATGCTGTGGGGCTTCCAGCAGCTGGGTAACCCGGTTCTGCTTGCCATTCCGCTGTTTGTTCTTGCAGGCACAATCATGTCGGTCTCGGGGATTGCGGCGAGCCTTCTGAACTTCGTCAACATCTTCATCGGGCACCTGCGCGGCGGGCTTGGTGTTGTGGCCACTGTGTCCTGTGCGCTGATTGGTGCCATTTCGGGCTCGGGCCTGACCGGCGTGGCCGCGATCGGCCCGCTTCTGATCCCCGAGATGGAGAAGCAGGGTTATCCACGTGCTTATGCCACCGCCTTGATTGCGAACGCGTCGCTGTTGGGCCTGTTGATTCCACCTTCGGTCACGATGATCGTCTATGGCTGGGTCACCGACACCTCGATCCTTGCCTGCTTCCTGGCGACGCTCGGCCCCGGCCTGCTGATCATGACCGGCTTTTCGGTCGTCAACATCCGCATGGCCCGCAAGTTTCCGCTGGAACTGAACGAGCCGCTAAAGGGCAAGGCTTTTGTCAGCGAAGCCTCATCGCGTGGGCTCAAGGCCATCCCGGCACTGCTGATGCCGGTGATCATTCTGGGTGGCATCTATGGCGGCATCATGACGCCAACGGAAGCCGCTGCTGTTGCTGTGATCTATGCCGTCCCGGTGGGTTTCCTGATCTATCGTGGCCTGAACGTGAAAACCTTCCTGGGCGCCGGCAAAGAGGCCGCCACCAGTGTCGGGGCGATCATGCTGATGATCCTGTTTTCGATGATCCTGAGCCAGATGTTTGTGCTGGAAAGCGTACCGCAAGCGCTGGTCGAGGCGATCTTCTCGATCACTGAAAACAAGCTGGTCCTGCTGATCCTGATCAACATCCTTCTGTTCCTCGTTGGCATGGTGGTGAACGACGTGACCGCGATCATCCTGATTGCCCCGCTGCTTTTGCCTTTGATGCAGGCGATCGGCGTCAGCCCCATCCAGTTCGCGGCCATCATGGGTGTGAACACGGCGATGGGCGGTGTGACGCCCCCCTACGCCTCGATCCTCTATCTGGGCGCACGTATCGGCAATGTGCCGGTCACCCAGGTCATTCGCCCTGCCATGACGCTGATCCTGCTGGGCTATCTGCCGGTGGTGTTCCTGACCAGCTTCTGGCCCGACCTCTCGCTCTGGCTGCCGCGTTTCTTCGGCTACTGA
- the dctP gene encoding TRAP transporter substrate-binding protein DctP: MSFLRSTCLAAAVVATAGIAAADTLKISHIRPQGATIDNELRAFADGLSSATSGSLELNLFPASALGDYTSVQERISVGAIDMAVQPAATAVDRRMQISAFPYVAANWAEAKSIYGPGGAIYDAMKELYAKQDITMLAAYPVYFGGIALNADAVSPGDPTAAKGIKVRVPGIKSFQLTADALGYISSPIPFSEAFTAVQTGVVDGVVGSGAEGYYASFRDVTTTYVPVNTHFEVWYMIINSGALAELSDEDRAALENAAVAFEAKRWETAEADQGAFEQKLADNGASIVSLSDEELAATAKHVRAQVWPQVLADVGEEWGQSILDKIDN, encoded by the coding sequence ATGAGCTTTCTGAGATCGACCTGCCTTGCAGCTGCCGTTGTGGCAACCGCCGGCATCGCCGCCGCAGACACGCTGAAAATCAGCCACATTCGTCCGCAAGGCGCCACCATCGACAACGAGCTGCGCGCCTTCGCAGACGGCCTGTCGTCCGCCACCTCTGGCTCGCTTGAGCTGAACCTGTTCCCGGCGTCGGCTCTGGGGGACTATACCTCGGTACAAGAACGTATCTCGGTTGGTGCCATCGACATGGCTGTGCAGCCCGCTGCCACTGCCGTAGATCGCCGCATGCAAATTTCGGCTTTCCCCTATGTTGCGGCCAACTGGGCTGAAGCAAAAAGCATCTATGGCCCCGGCGGCGCGATCTATGACGCGATGAAAGAGCTGTATGCCAAGCAGGATATCACCATGCTGGCCGCTTATCCGGTCTATTTCGGTGGCATCGCGCTGAACGCCGATGCGGTTTCACCCGGTGATCCGACCGCCGCCAAAGGCATCAAGGTGCGCGTACCCGGCATCAAAAGCTTCCAGCTGACCGCTGACGCGCTGGGCTATATCTCGTCGCCGATCCCGTTCTCGGAAGCGTTCACCGCTGTGCAGACCGGTGTGGTTGACGGCGTGGTTGGATCGGGCGCTGAAGGTTACTATGCCTCGTTCCGCGACGTGACCACCACGTATGTACCTGTGAACACCCACTTCGAAGTTTGGTACATGATCATCAACTCGGGCGCGCTGGCCGAGCTGTCTGACGAAGATCGCGCCGCGCTGGAAAACGCTGCCGTTGCTTTCGAAGCCAAGCGTTGGGAAACCGCCGAGGCTGATCAGGGCGCTTTCGAACAGAAACTGGCTGACAATGGTGCCAGCATCGTGTCGCTGAGCGACGAAGAACTGGCCGCCACTGCCAAACACGTGCGCGCCCAGGTTTGGCCGCAGGTACTGGCTGACGTTGGCGAAGAGTGGGGCCAGTCGATCCTCGATAAGATCGACAACTAA
- a CDS encoding (2Fe-2S)-binding protein, with product MFRSLVENGPNNVRVTVNGQNVDLPDGQSVWSALALSGQRVTRKAALSGQDRSAYCAMGVCFECMVEIDGLPNQQACLIRATDGMEITTQNITETSQAEAAQ from the coding sequence ATGTTCAGATCGCTGGTAGAAAACGGCCCGAACAACGTTCGGGTAACAGTGAATGGCCAGAATGTTGACTTGCCCGATGGACAGTCCGTCTGGTCCGCTTTGGCCCTTTCGGGGCAGCGTGTCACCCGCAAGGCCGCGCTTTCGGGACAAGACCGCAGCGCCTATTGCGCGATGGGGGTCTGCTTCGAATGTATGGTCGAAATCGACGGGCTGCCCAACCAGCAGGCCTGTCTGATCCGTGCCACAGACGGCATGGAGATCACGACACAGAACATCACCGAAACCTCGCAAGCAGAGGCAGCCCAATGA
- a CDS encoding FAD/NAD(P)-dependent oxidoreductase: MNARQCVIIGAGPAGMSAAMTLIAHGVTPLVLDRGAQAGGQIYRSAANSLLPDTTVLGPEYAKGADLVAAYQNSPADHVAGADVWHIGVDGKILFSKDAATHQVGAREMLLCPGAIERPMPIKGWTLPGVMTAGAAQVMLKSDAMVAEGAVFAGSGPLLYLIVAQYLRLGVKVAALVDTTPHQNYLKAAPFLPGALREPKMLQKGLSLLWEIRRAGVAVHRNVTELEVIGETRAEGLRINGRQVIPAETVFLHHGVMPNPNMTRALRLTHAWNEDQLTWHVARNRFGQSSLSHAAVAGDGAGIVGADGAEAEGRLAALNMLCRLGRISVEERDRKASGDHATLHRLAAVRRFIDRLYRPLDHLRVPQDEDTLVCRCEERSLGDLRAGFAAGATDPNALKSLTRCGMGPCQGRQCGPMVSQLLSTWREDPIADVGYYRLRSPQRLLSLKELSRFHKLGQAQEAAE; this comes from the coding sequence ATGAACGCGCGGCAATGTGTGATCATCGGCGCAGGCCCGGCTGGCATGTCCGCCGCCATGACGCTGATCGCCCACGGGGTCACGCCTCTGGTGCTGGACCGCGGTGCGCAGGCCGGTGGGCAGATTTACCGCTCGGCTGCAAATTCCCTGCTGCCCGATACGACGGTCCTTGGCCCGGAATATGCCAAGGGTGCCGATCTTGTCGCAGCCTATCAGAATAGCCCGGCAGATCATGTCGCTGGCGCGGACGTCTGGCATATCGGCGTCGACGGCAAGATCCTCTTTTCAAAAGACGCTGCCACCCATCAGGTCGGCGCGCGTGAAATGCTGCTGTGTCCCGGCGCGATCGAACGCCCGATGCCCATCAAAGGCTGGACCTTGCCCGGCGTGATGACAGCGGGGGCCGCACAGGTCATGCTGAAATCGGACGCGATGGTGGCCGAAGGGGCCGTATTCGCCGGGTCTGGCCCGCTGCTTTACCTGATCGTGGCGCAATATCTGCGGCTGGGGGTGAAGGTGGCCGCATTGGTCGACACCACACCGCACCAGAATTACCTCAAGGCCGCGCCCTTCCTTCCCGGCGCGCTACGCGAACCGAAAATGTTGCAAAAAGGCCTGTCGCTTCTGTGGGAAATCCGCAGGGCAGGCGTCGCTGTGCATCGCAATGTCACAGAGCTTGAAGTGATCGGTGAAACCCGCGCCGAGGGGCTGCGGATCAATGGCAGACAAGTGATCCCTGCCGAGACCGTCTTTCTACATCACGGCGTGATGCCCAACCCGAACATGACGCGTGCGCTGCGGTTGACGCACGCATGGAACGAAGACCAACTGACCTGGCACGTGGCCCGAAACCGATTTGGTCAAAGCTCGCTGTCCCATGCGGCCGTTGCGGGGGATGGCGCGGGTATTGTGGGCGCGGATGGGGCCGAGGCCGAGGGGCGGCTTGCGGCGCTCAACATGCTGTGCCGCCTTGGACGCATTTCCGTTGAAGAACGCGATCGCAAAGCCTCTGGTGATCATGCGACCCTGCACAGGCTTGCCGCTGTGCGCCGCTTCATCGACAGGCTCTATCGTCCGCTGGATCACCTGCGGGTTCCGCAGGATGAGGACACGCTGGTGTGCCGTTGCGAAGAACGCAGCTTGGGTGATTTACGGGCGGGCTTTGCGGCTGGCGCCACAGACCCCAACGCGCTGAAATCGCTCACCCGGTGCGGCATGGGACCGTGCCAAGGGCGTCAGTGTGGCCCAATGGTCAGCCAGCTTCTTTCCACTTGGCGCGAGGACCCCATCGCAGACGTGGGTTATTACCGCCTGCGCAGCCCGCAACGGCTGCTCAGCCTCAAGGAACTCAGCCGTTTTCACAAACTGGGCCAAGCGCAGGAGGCCGCAGAATGA
- a CDS encoding NAD(P)/FAD-dependent oxidoreductase, with protein MKADVLIIGGGIQGCATAYHLVKSGASVILLEKDHIARHASGVNAGGVRLLGRDMAEVPLSKAAMQMWQSLDDTLEGDTGFRATGLINIAVDDADLNKLRAREKAMHALGYTHERIIDRDELIARLPHVNPNCVGGVMSDIDGHAIPYKATNAYRLAAKRLGAEILEGTELKALRRVGAIWLAETPIGRIEADTVVNCCGAWADRVAMMIGDNVPLSHAAPMLMITARMPHFAGPVVGAVSRQLSFKQFENGTVLIGGGAKGFADRANNATRLDYAKLADASRTTIEFFPIMARAAINRMWAGLEAYMPDNLPVIGPAVSAERAFHAFGFSAHGFQMGPIVGKVMADLVLTGDCDFDLTPFRIDRYDRKVL; from the coding sequence ATGAAGGCAGATGTCCTGATCATTGGCGGCGGCATCCAAGGCTGCGCCACGGCCTATCACTTGGTAAAATCCGGCGCTTCGGTGATCTTGCTGGAAAAAGATCACATCGCCCGCCATGCGTCTGGCGTGAACGCGGGCGGCGTGCGGCTTTTGGGTCGTGATATGGCCGAAGTTCCCCTGTCGAAGGCAGCGATGCAGATGTGGCAGTCGCTGGATGATACGTTGGAAGGTGACACCGGATTTCGGGCCACCGGGCTGATCAATATCGCTGTCGACGACGCAGACCTGAACAAGCTGCGCGCGCGGGAAAAGGCGATGCACGCTTTGGGCTATACCCATGAGCGGATCATTGACCGGGACGAGTTGATCGCCCGCCTGCCGCATGTGAATCCGAACTGCGTCGGCGGCGTAATGTCGGACATCGATGGCCACGCCATCCCCTACAAAGCCACCAATGCCTACCGATTGGCCGCCAAACGGCTGGGCGCGGAAATCCTTGAAGGCACAGAGCTAAAAGCGCTGCGCCGGGTCGGCGCAATCTGGCTGGCTGAAACGCCAATCGGGCGGATCGAGGCCGATACCGTGGTGAATTGCTGTGGTGCGTGGGCAGATCGCGTTGCGATGATGATTGGCGACAACGTGCCTCTGTCCCACGCCGCGCCTATGCTGATGATCACCGCCCGGATGCCGCATTTCGCCGGCCCCGTGGTCGGGGCGGTCAGCCGTCAGCTCAGCTTTAAACAGTTCGAGAACGGCACCGTGCTGATCGGGGGTGGGGCAAAAGGTTTTGCCGACCGGGCCAATAACGCGACGCGGTTGGATTATGCGAAGCTGGCCGACGCCTCGCGCACCACGATCGAGTTCTTCCCCATCATGGCGCGCGCTGCAATCAACCGCATGTGGGCGGGGCTTGAAGCCTATATGCCCGATAACCTGCCGGTGATCGGCCCTGCCGTTAGTGCCGAGCGTGCGTTTCATGCCTTCGGCTTCTCTGCTCATGGTTTTCAGATGGGGCCGATTGTGGGAAAGGTCATGGCAGATCTGGTGCTGACAGGCGACTGCGACTTCGATCTGACCCCATTCCGCATCGACCGGTATGACCGCAAAGTTCTGTAA
- a CDS encoding RidA family protein — MTITRIETGQRMSKIVKHNGVAYLCGQTSDAPTVAEQTRVCLEKVEDLLAKAGSDNTRILQCVIWLADMADFAEMNAVWDAWVPEGHTPARACGEAKLARDALKVELIVTAACDG, encoded by the coding sequence ATGACCATAACCCGTATCGAAACCGGCCAGCGTATGAGCAAGATCGTCAAACATAACGGTGTGGCCTACCTGTGCGGTCAGACCTCAGACGCGCCCACCGTGGCCGAACAGACCCGCGTGTGTCTGGAAAAGGTCGAAGACCTGCTGGCCAAGGCCGGGTCGGACAATACCCGTATCTTGCAGTGCGTGATCTGGCTGGCAGATATGGCCGATTTCGCCGAGATGAATGCCGTTTGGGACGCTTGGGTGCCCGAAGGACACACGCCGGCACGCGCATGTGGCGAGGCGAAATTGGCCCGCGACGCCCTGAAGGTAGAATTGATCGTCACCGCTGCCTGCGACGGTTAA
- a CDS encoding trimeric intracellular cation channel family protein: MESLTILFVPLSLIATAVMAASAAIQARRFNLDLFGATVLGVVTAVGGGTLRDLLLGITPVFWISDLRFLLVAVPSALLSFLVAARMPTGNGRRLALLMYLDAVGLALFTLTGVQVALEAGVAPVLTIVIGCVTGTAGGMIRDLLCNITPSVLREDLYATLSLAGGAAYLAFSRFLGESMATLVTFGLILLARLVVLWLHPPKPDEGASRN, from the coding sequence ATGGAATCGCTTACTATACTCTTCGTGCCGCTATCCCTGATCGCTACAGCAGTGATGGCGGCCTCGGCTGCAATTCAGGCGCGCCGTTTCAACCTCGACTTGTTCGGCGCGACTGTTTTGGGCGTTGTCACCGCCGTTGGCGGTGGCACGTTGCGTGATTTGCTTCTTGGCATTACCCCGGTGTTCTGGATTTCCGACCTGAGATTTCTTCTGGTGGCGGTGCCGTCGGCATTGCTGAGTTTTCTTGTTGCCGCGCGGATGCCAACGGGCAACGGGCGTCGGCTTGCCCTTTTGATGTACCTGGATGCCGTCGGGTTGGCGCTGTTCACCCTGACAGGCGTGCAGGTCGCCTTGGAGGCCGGGGTCGCGCCCGTCCTGACGATTGTGATCGGCTGCGTGACTGGTACGGCAGGCGGCATGATCCGAGATCTGTTGTGTAACATCACCCCTAGCGTATTGCGCGAAGACCTCTACGCAACACTTTCGCTGGCAGGTGGCGCGGCTTATTTGGCATTTTCCCGATTTCTGGGGGAATCGATGGCGACGCTTGTAACTTTTGGCCTCATCCTTCTTGCACGCCTTGTTGTGCTGTGGCTGCACCCCCCTAAGCCAGACGAAGGGGCTTCCCGGAACTAA
- the dapF gene encoding diaminopimelate epimerase, which yields MADTQTHIDTLEFMKWHGAGNDFVMIDSRGRDAVVTRELAAGLGDRNRGVGFDQLAEIRSSDVADIDLDFWNADGSRAGACGNATRCVARYMMEQTGKDALTIRTSRGVLEARADGDLVAVNMGQPQLIWEEVPLSHDVDLQHLPLDGDPVAVGMGNPHCVFFVDDADAVDVAGIGPGFETDPLFPEATNVEFAEVRSRDEIRMRVWERGTGITLACGSGACATAVAAHQRGLTDKRVRMELDGGWLTLDWREDGVWMTGPTAFVYSGQLTQAFLKGL from the coding sequence ATGGCTGATACGCAGACACATATAGACACCCTTGAGTTCATGAAATGGCATGGGGCGGGCAATGACTTCGTGATGATTGATTCACGGGGGCGCGATGCTGTGGTGACACGGGAATTGGCTGCTGGGTTGGGTGACCGCAATCGCGGTGTTGGCTTTGACCAGCTGGCCGAGATTCGCAGCTCGGACGTGGCCGATATTGATCTGGATTTCTGGAACGCGGACGGCAGCCGGGCTGGGGCGTGTGGAAACGCGACCCGTTGCGTGGCGCGCTATATGATGGAACAGACCGGCAAGGACGCTCTGACCATCCGCACCTCGCGCGGAGTGCTTGAGGCACGGGCCGATGGCGATCTGGTCGCGGTGAATATGGGTCAGCCTCAACTGATATGGGAAGAAGTGCCGCTGTCGCACGACGTAGACCTGCAGCACCTGCCGCTAGATGGGGATCCCGTTGCTGTTGGCATGGGTAATCCGCATTGCGTGTTCTTTGTGGACGATGCTGATGCTGTGGATGTCGCCGGTATCGGGCCGGGCTTCGAGACCGATCCGCTGTTCCCCGAAGCCACCAACGTAGAATTCGCCGAAGTCCGCTCGCGTGACGAGATCCGCATGCGCGTCTGGGAACGCGGCACCGGTATCACTCTGGCCTGTGGCTCGGGTGCGTGCGCCACTGCTGTTGCCGCCCATCAGCGCGGCCTGACCGACAAGCGCGTGCGGATGGAGCTGGATGGCGGCTGGCTGACCCTTGATTGGCGCGAAGATGGCGTCTGGATGACCGGCCCCACGGCCTTTGTATATAGTGGCCAGCTGACCCAAGCCTTCCTGAAAGGTCTGTAA
- the mtaB gene encoding tRNA (N(6)-L-threonylcarbamoyladenosine(37)-C(2))-methylthiotransferase MtaB, giving the protein MGATPPVFATLGCRLNAYETEAMKRLADEAGVESAVVVNTCAVTAEAVRKARQEIRKLRRENPDAKVIVTGCAAQTEPETFANMDEVDAVIGNHEKMSPETWAGLAPDLIGETERVQVNDIMSVTETASHLIDGFGTRSRAYVQVQNGCDHRCTFCIIPYGRGNSRSVPAGVVVDQIKRLVDRGFNEVVLTGVDLTSWGADLPGEPRLGDLVMRILRLVPDLPRLRISSIDSIEADENLMLAIASEPRLMPHLHLSLQHGDDLILKRMKRRHLRDDAIAFCEEARKLRPGITFGADIIAGFPTETDAHFDNSLKLVEDCDLTWLHVFPYSKREGTPAAKIPSKVDGNVIKARAARLRAAGDAQVQRHLEAQMGQEHQILMENPTMGRTAHFAEVIFTTSQEEGALITATPTRIVDKQLVV; this is encoded by the coding sequence ATGGGTGCGACACCCCCTGTATTCGCGACGCTTGGCTGTCGCCTGAACGCCTATGAGACCGAGGCGATGAAACGTCTGGCCGATGAAGCAGGCGTCGAGAGCGCCGTGGTGGTGAATACTTGCGCCGTGACGGCTGAGGCTGTGCGCAAGGCCCGACAGGAAATCCGTAAGCTACGACGTGAAAATCCGGACGCGAAGGTGATCGTCACCGGTTGCGCGGCCCAAACCGAACCCGAGACCTTCGCCAATATGGACGAGGTCGACGCGGTTATCGGCAACCACGAAAAGATGTCGCCCGAGACCTGGGCGGGCCTTGCCCCCGATCTGATTGGCGAGACGGAGCGCGTGCAGGTCAACGACATCATGTCCGTGACCGAAACCGCCAGCCATCTGATCGATGGGTTCGGCACGCGGTCCCGCGCCTATGTGCAGGTTCAGAACGGCTGCGACCATCGCTGCACGTTTTGCATTATCCCTTATGGCCGCGGAAATTCCCGGTCGGTGCCGGCGGGCGTTGTGGTCGATCAGATCAAACGTCTTGTGGATCGTGGCTTTAACGAGGTCGTGCTGACCGGCGTGGACCTGACCAGCTGGGGCGCTGACCTGCCCGGAGAGCCACGCTTGGGCGATCTGGTCATGCGCATCCTGCGTCTGGTGCCGGACCTGCCGCGCCTGCGCATCAGCTCGATCGATTCCATTGAAGCGGATGAGAACCTGATGCTGGCCATCGCGTCTGAACCGCGTTTGATGCCGCATCTTCACCTGAGCCTTCAGCACGGGGACGACCTGATTCTGAAGCGGATGAAGCGTCGCCATTTGCGCGACGACGCGATTGCCTTCTGTGAAGAGGCGCGCAAGTTGCGGCCCGGCATCACCTTCGGTGCAGATATCATCGCGGGCTTCCCGACCGAAACAGATGCGCATTTTGATAATAGCCTGAAACTGGTCGAGGACTGCGATCTGACTTGGCTGCACGTCTTCCCGTACTCGAAGCGCGAAGGCACGCCGGCTGCGAAAATCCCCAGCAAGGTGGATGGCAATGTGATCAAGGCCCGTGCGGCGCGGCTGCGGGCGGCCGGAGACGCTCAGGTACAGCGGCATCTGGAAGCGCAGATGGGGCAGGAACATCAGATCCTGATGGAGAACCCGACCATGGGCCGCACCGCCCATTTCGCCGAGGTGATTTTCACCACGTCTCAGGAAGAGGGTGCGCTGATCACGGCCACGCCCACGCGCATTGTAGACAAACAGCTGGTTGTCTGA
- a CDS encoding FMN-binding negative transcriptional regulator, translating to MHPNPVFRRSERDQNIAFAQNRAFGTLCVAGETPLLSHIPFLLSDDGSLAEFHLVRSNPIARVGETNAVIAVTGPDGYVSPDWYGADQQVPTWNYVAVHLRGRLVPLEQDALHDILVRQAADYEARIEGKAPWTFDKMTPEVIAKMERMIVPMRLEVETIDGTWKLGQNKDDPMREAAAAQMHTGFGQELAEIAKLMGEPPA from the coding sequence ATGCACCCGAACCCCGTATTTCGACGTAGCGAGCGCGACCAGAACATCGCTTTCGCCCAGAACCGCGCTTTTGGCACGCTTTGCGTGGCGGGGGAAACGCCCTTGCTGTCCCATATCCCGTTTCTGCTGTCAGATGACGGGTCTCTGGCCGAGTTTCATCTGGTCCGCTCGAACCCCATCGCGCGGGTGGGCGAAACAAATGCGGTGATCGCGGTGACGGGCCCGGATGGCTATGTCTCGCCTGATTGGTACGGGGCGGACCAACAAGTGCCCACATGGAACTATGTCGCCGTGCATCTGCGCGGGCGGTTGGTGCCGCTGGAGCAGGACGCGTTGCATGACATTCTGGTGCGACAGGCAGCCGACTATGAAGCGCGGATCGAAGGCAAAGCCCCGTGGACCTTCGACAAGATGACGCCCGAGGTAATTGCCAAGATGGAACGCATGATCGTTCCCATGCGGCTTGAGGTCGAAACCATCGACGGCACATGGAAGCTGGGTCAAAATAAGGACGATCCGATGCGTGAAGCGGCGGCGGCGCAAATGCATACGGGCTTTGGGCAAGAGCTTGCCGAAATCGCAAAACTGATGGGCGAACCGCCTGCGTAA
- a CDS encoding glutathione S-transferase encodes MQLITATASPFARKVRVLLKETGQEGDVEEVMAATLPTAPDPTVTAANPLSKIPALIRPDGPALYDSRVITRFLDARCGGKLYPENQIWDVLTLEATADAMMDAAVLMTYELRLRPEGMRFEDWIEGQWGKIEGALDALNTRWMSHLSGPLDMGQIAVGCALGYLDFRHDARGWRKGRDALDDWFAVFCERESMKATKPA; translated from the coding sequence ATGCAACTCATCACGGCTACGGCCTCTCCTTTCGCGCGCAAGGTGCGTGTGTTGTTGAAAGAGACTGGTCAGGAAGGCGATGTGGAAGAGGTCATGGCCGCCACCTTGCCGACCGCGCCCGATCCCACGGTGACAGCCGCGAACCCTTTGTCGAAAATCCCGGCATTAATCCGGCCCGATGGTCCCGCGCTTTATGACAGCCGTGTGATCACTCGTTTTTTGGACGCTCGCTGCGGCGGGAAACTGTATCCCGAAAACCAGATTTGGGATGTCCTGACGCTGGAAGCGACGGCGGACGCGATGATGGATGCCGCCGTTCTGATGACATACGAGCTGCGCCTGCGCCCAGAAGGGATGCGGTTCGAGGACTGGATCGAGGGCCAGTGGGGCAAGATCGAGGGCGCACTGGATGCGCTGAACACCCGCTGGATGAGCCATCTGTCTGGCCCGCTCGATATGGGCCAGATCGCCGTCGGCTGCGCGCTGGGCTATCTGGACTTCCGCCACGACGCCCGCGGCTGGCGCAAAGGGCGCGACGCGCTGGACGACTGGTTTGCGGTGTTCTGCGAGCGTGAGAGCATGAAGGCGACGAAGCCGGCATAA
- the petA gene encoding ubiquinol-cytochrome c reductase iron-sulfur subunit, with product MSHADDHEGTRRDFLYYATGGAAAVTAGAAVWPLVNQMNPSADVRALSSIRVDIADVAVGSQITVKWLGKPVFIRRRTAEEIEQARADNTADNLIDAFARNDNRDAALSADDQNRAMDETGEWLVMMGVCTHLGCVPLGDGAGEFGGWYCPCHGSHYDTSGRIRKGPAPENLPVPVAEFVDETTIKLG from the coding sequence TTGTCACACGCCGACGACCACGAAGGGACCCGCCGGGATTTCCTTTACTACGCAACCGGTGGCGCCGCAGCCGTAACGGCTGGTGCTGCTGTTTGGCCGCTCGTCAATCAAATGAACCCCTCTGCCGATGTTCGGGCACTTAGCTCGATCCGCGTTGATATTGCTGACGTTGCCGTCGGCAGCCAGATCACCGTGAAATGGCTGGGTAAGCCGGTGTTCATCCGCCGCCGTACCGCAGAAGAGATCGAGCAGGCGCGCGCGGACAACACCGCCGACAACCTGATCGACGCGTTCGCTCGTAACGACAACCGCGACGCGGCCCTGTCGGCTGACGACCAGAACCGTGCGATGGACGAAACTGGCGAATGGCTGGTGATGATGGGTGTGTGTACCCACCTTGGCTGTGTGCCTCTGGGCGACGGCGCTGGCGAGTTCGGCGGCTGGTACTGCCCCTGCCACGGTTCGCACTACGACACTTCGGGCCGCATCCGCAAAGGTCCGGCACCTGAAAACCTGCCCGTTCCCGTCGCCGAGTTCGTCGACGAAACGACGATCAAACTGGGATAA